A single window of Aspergillus oryzae RIB40 DNA, chromosome 8 DNA harbors:
- a CDS encoding acyl-CoA synthetase (acyl-CoA synthetase), with protein sequence MQGRMLISALSRGFAPFGRRAFQSFLNCNARHQLRFQPINCRSLSTLPNLPLFRALQDHDQSSVAVVHSASSRSFTYGNLVADVVRAKERLLECAGGQQDGLAGERIAFLAENSYDYVVTLLSILAIDAIALPLSPAFPVGELKYIMDNSQAKVLVATEKYAAKAHDILKAGLEREPILEVKEKIKTGANSSDQVSLQDIVQESRGGMMLYTSGTTNRPKGVLIPQSALTAQAASLLEAWKYSPEDRLLHLLPLHHIHGTVNAIVTPILAGSSIEFMFPFNTDAVWKRLAAPFSPTFSASKITFLTAVPTIYNRLLSSFPGLSPEVQEAAKKGIAPENLRLNISGSAALPTPTKQAWQDLSNGNVLLERFGMTEVGMAISCGLDFADRVDGSVGWALPSVEARLVDTETNEVIQPGEEYDANGREREGEIQLRGPTIFREYWANEKATKEAFVDSDDGKSKWFKTGDVATRRVVEHAGKGTSGDWAQGPMYFIQGRLSVDIIKTGGEKVSALEVERELLSLPQVSEAAVVGLPSEQWGQKVAAVIVLDKEKAANTGRNGKPWGALDMRRALKDRLANYKMPQEMKVLNGPIPRNAMGKVNKKTLVKEVFGI encoded by the exons ATGCAAGGACGCATGCTGATCTCGGCCCTCTCGCGGGGTTTTGCACCCTTTGGTCGTCGCGCATTTCAGTCGTTTCTCAACTGCAATGCTCGTCACCAACTTCGATTCCAACCAATTAATTGTCGGTCGCTCTCGACGCTGCCAAATCTACCTCTCTTCCGAGCTCTCCAAGATCACGACCAATCTAGCGTTGCTGTCGTTCACAGCGCATCGTCCCGCTCCTTTACCTACGGCAACCTAGTTGCCGATGTCGTTCGTGCAAAGGAAAGACTCCTCGAGTGTGCGGGAGGTCAGCAGGATGGGCTTGCAGGGGAGAGAATTGCATTTTTGGCGGAGAATAGCTACGATTACGTAG TGactctcctttccattctTGCTATTGATGCGATCGCCCTACCTCTCTCTCCGGCATTCCCTGTCGGCGAATTGAAGTATATAATGGATAATTCGCAGGCCAAAGTGCTCGTTGCTACCGAAAAGTATGCAGCCAAGGCACATGATATACTGAAGGCGGGTCTTGAACGGGAACCAATCCTAGaagtcaaggagaagatcaaaacGGGGGCAAACAGCTCAGATCAAGTAAGCTTGCAGGACATTGTACAGGAGTCTCGTGGCGGAATGATGCTGTATACCTCAGGTACCACCAATAGACCG AAAGGCGTGTTGATCCCGCAATCGGCGCTCACAGCACAAGCAGCGTCTTTGCTAGAAGCATGGAAGTATTCTCCGGAGGATCGGTtactccatcttcttcctttacaCCATATCCATGGGACAGTGAATGCCATTGTAACGCCTATCCTGGCTGGCTCTTCTATTGAATTCATGTTCCCTTTCAATACAGACGCTGTGTGGAAGAGACTGGCGGCTCCCTTCTCTCCCACATTCTCAGCGAGCAAGATTACTTTCCTTACAGCTGTCCCAACGATCTACAACCGACTCTTATCCTCTTTCCCCGGCCTGTCTCCTGAAGTGCAAGAGGCAGCGAAAAAGGGCATTGCACCTGAGAATCTACGTTTGAATATCTCTGGATCGGCAGCTTTACCCACCCCTACTAAGCAAGCGTGGCAAGATCTCAGTAATGGTAACGTCCTGCTCGAGCGGTTTGGAATGACGGAAGTCGGCATGGCTATCAGCTGCGGCCTCGACTTCGCCGATCGGGTTGATGGTAGTGTTGGGTGGGCACTACCATCTGTGGAAGCTAGACTTGTCGATACGGAGACAAACGAAGTTATCCAGCCTGGAGAGGAATATGATGCGAATGGACGCGAGCGTGAAGGCGAAATCCAACTCCGTGGTCCTACCATTTTCCGAGAATACTGGGCCAACGAGAAAGCCACAAAAGAAGCATTCGTGGACAGTGATGATGGCAAGAGCAAATGGTTCAAGACTGGGGACGTTGCTACGCGCCGAGTAGTTGAGCATGCCGGAAAGGGAACAAGCGGAGATTGGGCACAGGGACCAATGTATTTCATTCAAGGCCGACTGAGTGTGGACATCATTAAGACTGGCGGGGAAAAGGTCAGCGCATTggaggtggaaagagagcTGCTGTCCCT TCCTCAAGTTAGCGAAGCAGCTGTGGTGGGTCTCCCATCTGAGCAATGGGGTCAGAAGGTCGCCGCTGTGATCGTTCtcgacaaggaaaaggccGCGAATACTGGTCGCAATGGCAAACCATGGGGTGCTCTTGACATGCGACGTGCCCTTAAAGATCGTCTCGCAAACTATAAGATGCCCCAGGAGATGAAAGTTCTCAACGGACCGATCCCAAGAAATGCAATGGGCAAAG TGAACAAAAAGACACTTGTTAAGGAGGTCTTTGGCATTTAA
- a CDS encoding glycoside hydrolase family 7 protein (predicted protein) yields MIWTLAPFVALLPLVTAQQVGTTADAHPRLTTYKCTSQNGCTRQNTSVVLDAATHFIHKKGTQTSCTNSNGLDTAICPDKQTCADNCVVDGITDYASYGVQTKNDTLTLQQYLQTGNATKSLSPRVYLLAEDGENYSMLKLLNQEFTFDVDASTLVCGMNGALYLSEMEASGGKSSLNQAGAKYGTGYCDAQCYTTPWINGEGNTESVGSCCQEMDIWEANARATGLTPHPCNTTGLYECSGSGCGDSGVCDKAGCGFNPYGLGAKDYYGYGLKVNTNETFTVVTQFLTNDNTTSGQLSEIRRLYIQNGQVIQNAAVTSGGKTVDSITKDFCSGEGSAFNRLGGLEEMGHALGRGMVLALSIWNDAGSFMQWLDGGSAGPCNATEGNPALIEKLYPDTHVKFSKIRWGDIGSTYRH; encoded by the coding sequence ATGATCTGGACACTCGCTCCCTTTGTGGCACTCCTGCCACTGGTAACTGCCCAGCAGGTGGGAACTACAGCGGACGCCCATCCCAGACTCACCACGTATAAATGTACTTCACAGAACGGTTGCACGAGGCAGAACACCTCAGTCGTCCTTGATGCAGCAACCCATTTTATCCACAAGAAAGGAACACAAACATCCTGCACCAACAGCAACGGCTTAGACACTGCCATTTGTCCGGACAAACAGACCTGCGCGGACAACTGTGTCGTTGATGGGATCACGGACTACGCTAGCTACGGCGTCCAGACGAAGAATGACACGTTGACCCTTCAACAATACCTGCAAACTGGGAATGCCACAAAGTCCCTGTCACCGCGCGTCTACCTCCTCGCTGAAGACGGAGAGAACTATTCCATGCTGAAACTCCTGAATCAGGAATTCACCTTCGATGTCGACGCCTCCACCCTCGTCTGCGGCATGAATGGTGCTCTATATCTCTCTGAAATGGAGGCTTCTGGCGGAAAGAGTTCCCTAAATCAAGCCGGAGCCAAATACGGAACCGGTTACTGTGATGCCCAATGCTACACCACGCCTTGGATCAACGGCGAAGGCAACACCGAGAGTGTCGGTTCCTGCTGTCAGGAAATGGATATTTGGGAAGCCAACGCCCGAGCAACAGGGCTTACACCACACCCTTGCAACACAACCGGTCTGTACGAGTGCAGCGGCTCAGGATGCGGAGACTCCGGGGTCTGTGACAAGGCCGGCTGTGGATTCAATCCATATGGCCTAGGCGCAAAGGACTACTACGGTTACGGTCTCAAGGTCAACACCAACGAGACATTCACTGTCGTAACTCAGTTCCTCACAAACGATAACACAACTTCGGGCCAGCTCAGCGAAATCCGCCGTCTCTATATCCAGAACGGCCAGGTCATTCAAAATGCTGCCGTTACCTCTGGAGGAAAAACTGTCGACTCAATCACAAAGGACTTCTGCAGCGGCGAAGGAAGTGCCTTCAACCGACTTGGCGGCCTCGAGGAAATGGGCCACGCCTTGGGCCGCGGCATGGTTCTTGCGCTCAGTATCTGGAACGATGCAGGCTCATTTATGCAATGGCTTGATGGTGGCAGTGCCGGACCGTGCAACGCAACGGAGGGAAACCCGGCGTTGATCGAGAAGTTGTATCCGGATACTCATGTGAAGTTTTCCAAGATTCGGTGGGGAGATATTGGATCTACCTACAGGCATTAG
- a CDS encoding isoflavone reductase family protein (predicted protein) produces the protein MPPKPTIAIAGGTGHLGKHITTALLSTPFINSFTSIILLTRSETSPSSFNIPSNPKLQLRKYTPTNLADSLNDIDILINAIGPSGHNFKETLLRTIPKTNVKMYIPSEFGVDHYIHDFPHLEWDAKKRHDELAREILDPGVKVCRVFCGLFLEDSIGPWFGFDTRDGRYECVGSAGEVVSFTGLGDVGRVVAGLCGLFAEGGAGVVPDVLHVAGDTRSVFDVARIMEREGGGPIEVTEVALEEYKERVTKVVGSDPAPYLRFLIGEGKINHSSAGLGCDNEVVNPGERVWKWKSLEQLARETQGRPWRDLEWPSK, from the coding sequence ATGccccccaaaccaacaataGCCATAGCAGGCGGAACAGGCCACCTAGGAAAACACATAACAACCGCCCTCCTCAGCACACCCTTCATAAACTCCTTCACCTCCATAATCCTCCTTACCCGCTCCGAGACCTCCccctccagcttcaacatcccctccaaccccaaACTCCAACTCCGCAAATACACCCCAACCAACCTCGCAGACAGCCTCAACGACATCGACATCCTGATCAACGCCATCGGCCCGTCGGGCCACAATTTCAAAGAAACCCTCCTCCGCACCATCCCCAAAACCAACGTCAAGATGTACATCCCCTCCGAATTCGGGGTAGACCACTACATCCACGACTTCCCGCATCTAGAATGGGACGCGAAGAAGCGGCATGATGAGCTCGCGCGGGAGATATTGGATCCTGGTGTGAAGGTGTGTCGGGTGTTTTGTGGACTGTTTTTGGAGGATAGTATTGGGCCTTGGTTTGGGTTTGATACCCGGGATGGACGGTATGAGTGTGTTGGGTCGGCCGGGGAGGTGGTTTCGTTTACGGGGCTGGGGGATGTAGGAAGGGTTGTGGCGGGGCTTTGTGGGTTGTTTGCGGAGGGAGGTGCTGGGGTAGTGCCGGATGTGTTGCATGTTGCAGGGGATACGAGGTCTGTTTTTGATGTTGCGAGGATtatggagagggaggggggtgGGCCGATTGAGGTTACTGAGGTAGCCTTGGAGGAGTATAAGGAGAGGGTTACTAAGGTGGTAGGGAGTGATCCGGCTCCTTATTTGAGGTTTCTCATCGGGGAGGGGAAGATTAATCATTCTTCGGCTGGGTTGGGGTGTGATAATGAGGTGGTGAATCCCGGGGAGCGGGTTTGGAAGTGGAAGTCTTTGGAGCAGTTGGCGAGGGAAACTCAGGGGAGGCCATGGAGGGATCTTGAGTGGCCGAGTAAGTGA